One genomic region from Reichenbachiella ulvae encodes:
- a CDS encoding IS3 family transposase: MHHPFKGAGRMHTWLTKDKGMLVSKNRIERLYYRVMGLQAVMPGKHTSRRHKAHKVYPYLLRNLTVERPNQVWAMDITYIPIKKGFMYLTAIIDLYSRYVVNWSVSNSMDAEWCQRCLEEAIETHGKPEIINTDQGSQFTSEVFANFVLSQDIKLSMDGKGRAIDNAFIERLWRSVKYEKLYLNPPKDGMDLYLLVAEYFNYYNMERRHTSIEDQRPIDLYQTTQKQAA, encoded by the coding sequence CTGCACCACCCGTTCAAGGGAGCGGGCAGGATGCATACTTGGCTGACCAAAGACAAAGGGATGCTTGTGAGCAAGAATAGGATCGAGCGCCTCTATTACCGGGTGATGGGTTTACAAGCTGTGATGCCAGGAAAACATACGTCCAGACGTCATAAAGCCCACAAGGTGTATCCTTATCTACTTCGTAACCTGACAGTGGAGCGCCCCAATCAGGTCTGGGCAATGGACATCACCTACATCCCCATAAAGAAAGGGTTCATGTATTTGACAGCCATTATTGACCTCTACAGTAGGTATGTGGTCAATTGGTCAGTATCTAACTCCATGGATGCAGAATGGTGCCAACGGTGTCTAGAAGAGGCCATAGAGACGCATGGAAAGCCTGAGATTATTAATACCGATCAAGGCTCACAGTTTACCTCAGAAGTCTTCGCCAATTTCGTCTTGAGTCAAGACATCAAGTTGAGTATGGACGGAAAAGGAAGAGCTATTGATAATGCCTTTATTGAGCGGTTGTGGAGAAGTGTAAAGTATGAAAAGCTGTACCTCAATCCACCTAAGGACGGTATGGATCTGTACCTACTTGTAGCGGAATACTTCAACTACTACAACATGGAAAGAAGGCATACAAGTATCGAGGATCAGAGACCGATTGATCTCTATCAAACCACCCAAAAACAGGCCGCCTAA
- a CDS encoding transposase — MTRKKYTSKFKTKVVLEAIKEQSTVAELAQKYELAPQQINLWKREFLANAEGVFEKKGKSKKSQADDEKDQLLKTIGQLKVENDFLKDALR, encoded by the coding sequence ATGACACGCAAGAAGTACACATCAAAATTCAAGACAAAGGTGGTTTTAGAAGCCATCAAAGAGCAATCAACCGTTGCAGAGCTGGCACAGAAATATGAACTGGCCCCTCAGCAAATCAACCTCTGGAAAAGAGAGTTTTTAGCCAATGCAGAGGGCGTTTTCGAGAAAAAGGGCAAGAGCAAGAAGTCGCAAGCTGACGATGAAAAGGATCAATTGCTCAAGACTATCGGTCAGCTAAAAGTGGAAAATGATTTTTTAAAAGACGCCTTGCGGTAA
- a CDS encoding putative quinol monooxygenase translates to MITRIVKLTIQTDRVADFVALFTTYQSDIARFPGCQRVELLADVEERNVFVTLSEWESAEALNAYRKSELFGKVWPATKLLFAAKPEARSFERKIN, encoded by the coding sequence ATGATTACCAGAATTGTAAAACTGACGATCCAAACGGATCGGGTAGCAGATTTTGTGGCATTATTCACGACTTACCAGTCGGACATTGCACGATTTCCGGGCTGTCAAAGAGTAGAGTTGTTGGCAGATGTGGAGGAGAGAAATGTCTTCGTGACCCTGAGTGAATGGGAATCGGCAGAGGCGCTTAATGCTTATAGGAAATCAGAATTGTTTGGGAAGGTGTGGCCGGCTACTAAGCTGCTATTTGCTGCGAAACCAGAGGCTCGATCTTTCGAACGAAAAATAAATTAA
- a CDS encoding GntR family transcriptional regulator encodes MEHLELVDRIYAAVKQKIFDQELQPGQKITQEKIAAELGVSRSPLLKALQRLETEMLVESIPRRGMYVKSTNINDLIDVFECRAVLEGLSARLTARNITQQQIQTLKDCFSEFIGQKKISMEDYASADRAFHAYILEWSGNQTLSHLEMLSNIHLKAFQAGLIREPKETLTEHLSIIEALENRDQERAEKEMRKHIEQSLIDFKGKLLN; translated from the coding sequence GTGGAACATTTAGAACTAGTAGATCGCATATACGCCGCAGTAAAGCAAAAAATCTTTGATCAGGAACTACAGCCAGGTCAAAAAATAACACAGGAGAAAATAGCCGCTGAACTGGGAGTGAGCAGAAGTCCGCTGCTAAAGGCACTCCAGCGACTAGAGACAGAGATGCTCGTCGAAAGCATCCCCAGACGAGGCATGTACGTGAAGTCTACCAACATCAATGACCTGATCGATGTATTCGAATGCCGGGCAGTACTAGAGGGACTTTCGGCTCGACTCACAGCAAGAAACATCACCCAACAACAGATCCAAACACTGAAAGATTGTTTTTCAGAATTTATTGGTCAGAAAAAGATAAGCATGGAAGACTATGCATCTGCGGATCGCGCTTTTCATGCCTATATACTGGAGTGGAGTGGCAATCAAACGCTTTCGCACTTGGAGATGCTTAGCAATATCCACTTGAAGGCTTTTCAAGCAGGATTGATTCGTGAACCAAAAGAAACATTAACCGAGCACCTTTCTATTATAGAAGCTTTGGAAAACCGGGATCAAGAACGTGCCGAAAAAGAAATGAGAAAACATATTGAACAGTCCCTTATTGACTTCAAAGGGAAGTTACTCAACTAA
- a CDS encoding cyclase family protein, giving the protein MLDISKYKVHDLTHTLGEHIAGYADEPARKLEVDGWNAKTLTIYSHAGTHMDAPLHFGVSDTTVDELHPSKLMAKAWILDVDIHDASQLIDGKDFEGQLEKVQRGDSILVRTHWAENYNQPNFKSELPRLSEAFCRWCVQKKINMLGVEPLSVANVADLKEVTEIHKILLGGGVTIIEGLMGLDQIQSPSVFLIALPLKIQNGDGAPARVVALEEK; this is encoded by the coding sequence ATGTTGGATATATCTAAATATAAGGTTCACGACCTTACGCACACATTGGGTGAACACATCGCCGGGTACGCTGATGAGCCTGCCCGCAAGCTTGAGGTAGATGGCTGGAATGCTAAGACGCTGACCATTTATTCGCATGCAGGTACGCATATGGATGCTCCTCTACACTTTGGGGTGAGCGACACTACAGTAGATGAGCTCCATCCTTCCAAGTTGATGGCCAAGGCCTGGATTTTGGATGTGGACATTCATGACGCAAGTCAGCTAATCGATGGGAAGGATTTCGAAGGACAGCTGGAGAAGGTACAGCGTGGAGATAGTATTCTGGTGCGTACCCACTGGGCTGAAAATTACAATCAGCCCAATTTCAAATCAGAGTTACCCCGTTTGAGCGAAGCTTTTTGTCGATGGTGTGTGCAAAAGAAAATCAACATGCTGGGCGTAGAGCCACTCTCTGTAGCCAATGTAGCCGACCTAAAGGAGGTGACAGAGATACATAAAATCCTGTTAGGAGGAGGGGTCACGATTATCGAGGGGCTTATGGGGTTGGATCAGATTCAATCACCATCGGTTTTCTTGATTGCCTTGCCATTGAAAATACAGAACGGGGACGGTGCGCCTGCCAGGGTCGTGGCATTGGAAGAGAAATAA